A stretch of the Terriglobia bacterium genome encodes the following:
- a CDS encoding lmo0937 family membrane protein: MFIALFIILLLLWIFGFAAMHVAGAAIHLLLILAIISLIVHFVRPHHGPPVA, encoded by the coding sequence ATGTTCATAGCTCTATTCATTATCCTTCTGCTGCTCTGGATCTTCGGTTTTGCGGCGATGCACGTTGCGGGCGCAGCGATCCACCTTCTGTTGATCCTGGCCATCATCTCGCTGATCGTCCACTTTGTGCGTCCTCATCACGGTCCGCCCGTGGCGTAA